The DNA segment AAGATTCTAATTTTTTAGTTCCATGTGCAACAGTAAACTGATCTTTTTCGTGTTAATATGGCACTTACTTTTGTCATACTTATTTGTATATGCTGATAGTTGGATTCATGATTGCACTCAAGCATCTCTTATTAGGTTGATTGAAGTGCATAATAAATATTAATGGTATTTCCAAAATTGAATAGAAAAAACTATTATTTAATCAGGAAGTATCCATGCTAgtcatgtacttacttttgtcataTTATTGGATTCATGATTGCGTTTAAACATCTGTTATTAGATTAATTGAATTGATAAAAGTACCAATGGTATTTACTATTTTTTGAATATATTTAGCAAAAAATATATTACTTATTTTGGAAGTGTTGATATATGTCTTACATGACTTAAGTTAAAACATGACATGCGTAAACACCAAGTAGCATTAATAGTTTGGGTGCCTAATTTGAGGCCAAGCAATCTTTAGGAAGGACAAGCCTCAGCTTAAACCTGCTATCTAGATTATGCTCATGAAATAGGTTCCAAACATGCATCAATAGCATTCAAGTTGTCTGAGATTTTAAGACTTGCCTCCAGAGTTTCAAATGATTCCTTTATGCTTGAGACATCCTCACGTAGCGTAGACATGAATAGCAGAATATCCATCCTTTTGTAGGCAAGAGGAATATGAACTAAGTCCTTCAGGAATTGTTCTGCTGGTCCCAGTAATGACAAATCACCATCATACAGCCGAAGCTTCAACTCTTCATCTGTTGTTGGTTGCATTCTCAACAATGTTTGCAGAAGAGCGGTAGGAAGCTCATTTGCTGTTATGAAGAAGATAAACAGAAAAAGTCTCAGTgcattaaaattgatttataatgGAGAAGTTTTGTGCAATCAAAGAAAATTGCCAGTGATGGTTGTTAAAGAGCTCTCCAAGGTGCTTGAAAGTTTAACACAAAGCACAAATAAAAAACAGGAAAACCGGAATTTTATGTTTGTGCAGGAAGGAAAACAAAACCTCTAATAATCAATATAATGGATAAGCAGCTCCACTGACTACCGAGTAATAAATACATGAAAATCAAACATAAGAAGGGAAAAAACAAAAGCAGACCCATGGCTGGCAGCTGCTATAATCTACTTTACTCCTATTCTCATCCGATACAGAAAATATGGCATCACATGATCTCCGTTCTGCTAAGTACAAGATAAAAATGTACCTTCCATGAGTGCATCATGGACTTCTTGTTTTTTGACACCCAAAGCCTTTAATGATATTGCCAAATTCTGTGACTTCTTTGGATCAAGAAGCTGAATATACTGAGTAGAAGTTTCACCAGGGGGGGATTCCTTCTTCCCTTTGCCATTGTTCTTACCACCAGAAGAACTGTAGCTAAATAGTGTTTCTATCATATCTTCATCAAACCTGTAATGATGTcattacatcatcatcaaagtgtgGTTTTATACTGACAACAACAGTAAGAAGTAATGACTTACTGAAAAGATCCTGATCTAATCTGATGCCAGACATTGGACTGATCCGGGTTTGCAAGAACTTTATCCCAAAAGAATGGCTTCAGCTTTGTCTTAGGAGCAGTGCCATCGCCATCTCCATCGAGGCTTCCTAAATGATTGGGTCCAAGATTTGATGGTTGTGTAGTTCTTGAACTTCCTTGAGATGGATGAGTAGCttttggtggtggtggaggaggccgAGCACCAATCTTTCGGTTTGGTAATGGTGGTCGTGGAGCAGATGGTGGAGGGATAGCAGGTGGAGGAGGGACAGCAGCAGGTGGTGGAGGTGGGACAACAGGAGATTGTGCAGGAAGGTTAATAGTTGAAAGAGTAGACCCCCCAGGAGGATGAGGAAGATGTGCCTTCGGTTCAGAAGCATCTTTGAGACCAAAAGATGGAACAGCTGGAGTACAGTGATATCCTGATAGTATGTTAGATTGTGATGCACCATCTGAGTTTACATCCAAAGAGAAAAATGGCAATTTTTGTTACCTGAAAAATCTCCATGTTTATCCTTATGATTTGAAACCACTGGTCCAAATGATTTTATTGGTGAGCCTAAaattaagaaaagaagaaaaaaataagaaaagaagaaaaccatCAAATGAAGCAATCTGTCTAATTAATTATGTTCACAATAAAATAAAACAACCACATACCAGCCAAGTCATGTAAGCCTACATGCAAGAGGGCCCCTTCATCCCTTTCCTTTATGGAGGAGTTATTTTGTCTACAGCATTTCTGATAACAACAGAATACACATGCAAGAAGAAGAGTTGTCCCAGCTGAAGATATCAGCACagcaataataattaatttaatctTGTTTTTTTGCTCCTCCTCGTGTAAAAATGAAGCAACACCTGGATTTGTTTTGGATGGTTCTGATGGAGAAATGTTAGTGGGCAAAACTGATATCTGCTGATTGGGAGGTGGAGAGCTTGCAGGTGCAAGATCATAAGATGGTGATCGAGTTGGAGTGGGTGTTTGCTGTTCAACCCTTGTATTAGGTGACAAAGCTGAAGCAGGAGAAGGTCCTGAAGCTGGAGACATGGCA comes from the Musa acuminata AAA Group cultivar baxijiao chromosome BXJ2-8, Cavendish_Baxijiao_AAA, whole genome shotgun sequence genome and includes:
- the LOC135618840 gene encoding formin-like protein 3 isoform X1, which codes for MDAKIIGVFIASFSLLCVLVMKGSVGRLGIKRLLLGWGDSKLMGPMLHEDTGSMCVSEVMISLPPDIKHEVIKCLVRKGFHFDISGEYYRLENMYFECLELIHSCHPVLRRHLADMPQNTAPAMSPASGPSPASALSPNTRVEQQTPTPTRSPSYDLAPASSPPPNQQISVLPTNISPSEPSKTNPGVASFLHEEEQKNKIKLIIIAVLISSAGTTLLLACVFCCYQKCCRQNNSSIKERDEGALLHVGLHDLAGSPIKSFGPVVSNHKDKHGDFSGYHCTPAVPSFGLKDASEPKAHLPHPPGGSTLSTINLPAQSPVVPPPPPAAVPPPPAIPPPSAPRPPLPNRKIGARPPPPPPKATHPSQGSSRTTQPSNLGPNHLGSLDGDGDGTAPKTKLKPFFWDKVLANPDQSNVWHQIRSGSFQFDEDMIETLFSYSSSGGKNNGKGKKESPPGETSTQYIQLLDPKKSQNLAISLKALGVKKQEVHDALMEANELPTALLQTLLRMQPTTDEELKLRLYDGDLSLLGPAEQFLKDLVHIPLAYKRMDILLFMSTLREDVSSIKESFETLEVACTELRSNRLFLKLLEAVLKTGNRMNDGTYRGGAQAFKLDTLLKLSDVKGADGKTTLLHFVVQEIIRSEGVRAVCLARQSGNMSCLTNYSLNSDDFGEHSPRESGEDYYDIGLKVVSCLSSELQNVKKAAGLDADAITSAVASFGHRLMENKEFLNTDMKSLEENSGFHHSLQCFVENAEVAINFLLEEERRIRSLVQNTTDYFQGNTGKEEGLRLFVIVRDFLGMLDKACKEIRESPNKVSKTPKVKGSPRAAPIPDPRQLLFPAIVDQRVDSSSSDEEGP
- the LOC135618840 gene encoding formin-like protein 3 isoform X2, yielding MDAKIIGVFIASFSLLCVLVMKGSVGRLGIKRLLLGWGDSKLMGPMLHEDTGSMCVSEVMISLPPDIKHEVIKCLVRKGFHFDISGEYYRLENMYFECLELIHSCHPVLRRHLADMPQNTAPAMSPASGPSPASALSPNTRVEQQTPTPTRSPSYDLAPASSPPPNQQISVLPTNISPSEPSKTNPGVASFLHEEEQKNKIKLIIIAVLISSAGTTLLLACVFCCYQKCCRQNNSSIKERDEGALLHVGLHDLAGSPIKSFGPVVSNHKDKHGDFSAVPSFGLKDASEPKAHLPHPPGGSTLSTINLPAQSPVVPPPPPAAVPPPPAIPPPSAPRPPLPNRKIGARPPPPPPKATHPSQGSSRTTQPSNLGPNHLGSLDGDGDGTAPKTKLKPFFWDKVLANPDQSNVWHQIRSGSFQFDEDMIETLFSYSSSGGKNNGKGKKESPPGETSTQYIQLLDPKKSQNLAISLKALGVKKQEVHDALMEANELPTALLQTLLRMQPTTDEELKLRLYDGDLSLLGPAEQFLKDLVHIPLAYKRMDILLFMSTLREDVSSIKESFETLEVACTELRSNRLFLKLLEAVLKTGNRMNDGTYRGGAQAFKLDTLLKLSDVKGADGKTTLLHFVVQEIIRSEGVRAVCLARQSGNMSCLTNYSLNSDDFGEHSPRESGEDYYDIGLKVVSCLSSELQNVKKAAGLDADAITSAVASFGHRLMENKEFLNTDMKSLEENSGFHHSLQCFVENAEVAINFLLEEERRIRSLVQNTTDYFQGNTGKEEGLRLFVIVRDFLGMLDKACKEIRESPNKVSKTPKVKGSPRAAPIPDPRQLLFPAIVDQRVDSSSSDEEGP